The DNA segment GAACCTTAATGGAATTCAGACAAAGAAGATCGTGTCTTCCTGATACTAGTCCATTGTACcaaaaaaaacataatcaagGAGAGAAAATCGAATGTTCAGCATAACAGAAATAAAAACGGGGCTTGGTCATAATATATATTAACAGGAAAAGTTCACTCTTTGATCATACGAAACACCATGCCCCAAAATGCCAACTGGAACAAGGGATTTTCTCACTTAGTGGCTTGGGAAATTATATTACTTAATGAACTAGCTTCCTCCTTGGCAGTCTCCACCAATGAATCCTGAAACCCAATTTCATATAAAATTGCATCAGACAAAACTCTCGAGGAAGAAACTGCTGACCGAAACATTCTGAACGTGAAGGACCCTTGCATACCTGTGCAGCTATTAACCGTGCAATAGTTTTCTTGCTTGACTCCTGAAGCTCGCCAGCAATGAGAAGTTCATCAAGTATATAATAGGCCTTCCATgataaaacaaattaagaacATATGTCAGAAGAGAAATTAGTTGACCCCAAGAAAAGGAGGCAGTTGAAAAGATCAATTATTAAAGCCCAATTAAGGTGATTCAGCTTggaaaaataattcataatggCAACAGGTTAAATGTTAAAAAGTAGCATTTGTTTCAACTTTTGGGCATAAATCATGACATGATGCGCAGACAAACCTTGTGGAAATTGAATATCAAGTCCAGTTCACAGACCTGCAAACGGTGAAGCGACCATTAATCTTTATATCCTTCCCAGAAAGAATGGAACTATTTTCATAGGTGAATAAAGCAGTACTCTCCAAAAGTCAAAGCTTTGAACAGAACTCACACTGCCAAAATACCGATCAAGAATCTCTACAAAATGATGAATTATTTCAAGGACTTCTAATTCGTTGTCTTCCTCATCCATACACATGCAGAAATAAAGACTTGCATATCTGCAGCAGATAATTGTTATAACATAGCCAGACAGAAGAGTTTCTAGCAAAGGAGTAAGTAGTTGTATATGACAAACGGCCACACACTCTTGTTAAATTACCTTTTATAAACAACTTTATGTCCCCGCCATTCTACAAAATTACAGAGCTTGGGAGCACGTGTAAGAACCAATCCACTGATCTCACGGATAGCCTTgtcaaaaataaattacatgTAAAATATATGTATCAATCAAGGATGATTTAAGTGGGACACAGTAAGCAATCATGCACAGATCCATCACTGTGCATACAATACAAAGttacaaagaaagaaaatgatagtTTGACAATTCTTGAAATAAtagatttagaaataaatatatataataaaagttaaatttataattaaatgatatgaaaaaatattaaaatagtagTATTGAGGGTTGCAATGTGATTGTATAAAATATTGGATTCTATATGTATCATTACCCAAGttacaaaattaaagaaaaataagaagtcGGCCATGAAAATAACAAATACCACTAGAACGAGCAGCTTGTGAAATTTTGAAGAACTAAATAACTAATTACAGGTTTGCATTTCAGTTGAGAAAACTTTTCTTCTACTCTCAAAAGTTCAATTTCTTACTTCTTCAATTTGCACAGTGGAATTGGCAATTTCTATCCAAACATGGCAATAGGATGTTACCTTACCTTATTTCTCTCCTTCTGCGAGTAAGGAGAATACCATTTTGTGAGCCTGACCTTCCCTTGACGACTAATGAGCAGCACAAATTGTATCTAcatttaattaatgaaattggAGATACATAAAAAAAGAATGCGATAGTAACAGAATAAAACATGGCCAGCAAGGTGTAGATCATAGAAACATGGATGATAACACAAGTTATGAGAGTAACCTAATCGCAATGAGGAAAGAGGTACAATTATCACAATTACCACAAAAATctaatacatatataaaataGGCGATAAGAAGAATCTCATGATTCAGTGCGGAAACAAAAAAAGAGCGTTAATCATGCTATTACACACGAAAGCATGAACAATGAAGTCGAGATTTAATGGATTTTGGGACATGGATAGTTAAAATCGTGGTATGATGCAAAATCTGAGAATTGAATCTAGAAAGTAGGAACAAGAGAAAGATCTGTGAAGAAGAATGAGTAAGGTGGATCGGAAATATAGCGTACGTAGAATTCGGAAGAAACTTTACCATTTCCCTCGATTCGCTCGCGCGTTCCGCTCACAGGATCACGctccttctccttctccttctcctcACTTTTGTCTTTtcctaaataaattataaatttaaactttCAGTTTATTGTTCCTCTTTCTTTTCGGGTTCTGCTTTTCTGTTTCCACCCCTTGCATTACCACGCCCTACGTAATGGGCCCGGCCCatcaaatatatattgtttCTTCAAAATTGGATCTCCTGGTGTTCTTCCTCTTAATCTTGGTGTCTCACTATTTTGTTATCTGCAATTATATTCTCATGCTCAAATTAATTTTGATCTGAACAAAAGGtgtatataaaagtaaaaaattacagATCCACTACTCTTTAACTTCAtaatatacttatttataaaaGTTGTATTAATTttgtgaattatttttttattgacctTTATTAAttaccatattaaaaaattaatcacgcaattgacaaaaatataaaaaaaaatctcgaCATCTTAGAACCTAGCGGTATATATATTAGCGAGATTACACTAAAAATACAGTTTAacctttatatttaatttttatatgattctttgaaaaaaaatatcatgagATTTGAGGTTAATTTAAGACTCGTTTTGGTCTCAAactaatgaattaattaattttaaaatacattcttatttttttttaaatatgaatatattgtatTCACTCTCATAGTGTATACAatattatgtaatataatatCGGATGGTCAAGAGTTCGAATGATCGACATGGTTGAATGGTCGGCAAGGCCGAATAAATCTAAATGTACTACCGGATGGTCAGGAGGCCGAATAAACCTAAATGTACTACCGGATGGTTGAGAGACTGAATGGTCGATAAAATTGAATAAACTTAAGAacaaacaataaatacatgATTAACTGTAATTAAACCAGTTTAGTTATAAACTATGGTTAAAGCACAATTGGGTCCTCGTTTGAAATCCAAGGGCAGGCCCATAACAGCTGAAGTCCAATACAAGACTATAAATACCAAAGGGAACCCTGTGCCATAGGTAATTTTTTGATCTCTAACACACCTACATATTATACCCGGACTAACTTGattcgcaggtaccccacctCGTCGTTCTTGGAGAAGGACTTGCAAGACGGAGAGACGCCGAACACAGGAGCCGCGAGGACGAGAAGACGGAAGGTACAATAATCATTCTGAGAGGAACCCGACCTTGTAAGAACATGTAATTTCTACATATCTTTGTCTTTTTGTGAGTGTAAGAGAAAAATAAGTATTTAtgatattcatttattatttatttacttaaaaaGGTTAAACTTAAATTCATCAATCTATGAAAACAAAGTAAATCTAAAATACCCTTATAACCACTGTATTATGCAGTTTAATAACTTTGTTTACATATTCATTCTAGTATACTCAATCCGAACATACCAAACTTTCTTTACACCTTTTTTCTAAATTCTCATGTTATCATATGAGACATCTTCACATATTTACTTACAAAACATATGAACTTAGTGCTTAGTATTAGAAGAAAAGAGTGGGCTCTAGGCCCATTTGGCTAGAACTGACATGAAGGCAGCTCCAATGAGCAAAGAAGCGTTAACTCCGATCTGAAGGGTGGTACTTGCTTGGATCTTGGGATGCATTAAATCTGGTGCAAGAAGGTCCACCAGTGACATGTAAATCAAGATACCTGCAGATGCTGCGTTTAGAATGCCTTCCACGATCAGAGCCCTTGGGCTGTTCTCCTCATAGCCACTAATTATCATACCAATTGCAATTCCCACTGGTGTTGTCAGTGAAAAGAACAATGCCATAATTATAACTGCTCTCCTCTTCAATCTTGCCTGAACAAAAAACACCATCACTTTGCTTACTACACTGGGAGagattaaaacatttcataatat comes from the Phaseolus vulgaris cultivar G19833 chromosome 8, P. vulgaris v2.0, whole genome shotgun sequence genome and includes:
- the LOC137824096 gene encoding AP-1 complex subunit sigma-1, translated to MIQFVLLISRQGKVRLTKWYSPYSQKERNKAIREISGLVLTRAPKLCNFVEWRGHKVVYKRYASLYFCMCMDEEDNELEVLEIIHHFVEILDRYFGSVCELDLIFNFHKAYYILDELLIAGELQESSKKTIARLIAAQDSLVETAKEEASSLSNIISQATK